One window of the Lodderomyces elongisporus chromosome 6, complete sequence genome contains the following:
- the CDC24 gene encoding Guanine nucleotide exchange factor for Cdc42p — protein MDKHHHSHPPAFRSFSTHSALSLSSSSTMNTGTPTPSASRINSSGPSFNLNNFNKQSDYKEHLFYKCEVLKQRLLKIDGMKPYMHMAFQAAEKLSEQQALSLAQERDLANGAGARSEMGMGIDLERLSIQSNASSLSQSSSSVHQTQPLSTQNTQHSANTTLRNSSHSYNGLVVNDTLLTFAAGVLPANISVDPVTQIWKLFQQGSPLCLIFNHVMTNKEQQLTIVTSDDLRICKKSVYDFLSGCKLFLDYKDDEYFTISDVFSSNTQDLLKVITFINKVLDNHSANQSKSDLTYDGNNEEQVLQEGKEFSNLNVQITDERSKVFREIIETERKYVSDLELLLTYRNKLLEAEVLSQEQIHMLFPNITEIVDFQRRFLNGLESNINVPVKYQRLGSVFIHASLGPFKAYEPWTIGQLAANDLIIKEAANLRKSSTLIDPGFELQSFILKPIQRLCKYPLLLKELIKHSPEASSKSSDAINDPSQSSINELYVARTAMKEVANQVNEAQRRAENVEYMHKLMERVKDWRGFNLRDQGELLHHGVVGIKDSEVEKEYVAYLFEKIIFFFMEVESEREKLEKKPEKKSKFGSRKKSSSSASYSSLGTPHSSTSNLLDSLNGKTDRSLTPLELRGRVYIREIYNISSSPSSSSSTSTNTSTNTSASANTSSPNGYTLIISWSGKKESGSFTLKYRSEETRNQWEQSLRNLYTMEMNNSINKKLRDSQSSFATNDSTIYEYTGNPNNTESPQQSYFNGNGASQQQQQQPRHFSSSSTHSMMHHRLSHGNAMNNNTAATTSNNNNGNNTHASQYRTKSGDFSRHSSSSTTLSYSNSNANTSTASSSATTMTTTTATAATGSGASTEDSISIKVIHNTSELPEPLIVSPGISFTDLYSKINNWVSSKGGKEEGTTTISKIRYKDEDGDFVVMDSNEDWNLAMDEMDAQRSLTIWVS, from the coding sequence ATGGACAAACATCACCATAGCCATCCACCGGCATTTAGGTCGTTCTCAACACACTCGGCTCTATCGCTTAGCTCGTCGTCTACAATGAACACAGGTACGCCAACACCCTCAGCTTCTAGAATCAACCTGTCGGGACCATCATTCAACCTCAACAATTTTAACAAGCAAAGTGATTACAAAGAGCATCTTTTCTACAAATGTGAAGTATTGAAACAGAGACTACTCAAGATAGATGGCATGAAACCTTATATGCACATGGCTTTCCAAGCAGCCGAAAAATTAAGTGAGCAACAAGCACTCAGCTTGGCACAAGAAAGAGATTTGGCCAATGGAGCTGGAGCAAGACTGGAAATGGGCATGGGTATAGATTTGGAACGATTATCGATTCAATCGAATGCTTCCTCGTTGCTGCAGAGCAGCTCGAGCGTCCACCAGACCCAACCACTAAGCACTCAAAACACTCAACACAGTGCCAATACAACTTTGCGCAACTCAAGTCATAGCTACAATGGATTAGTGGTAAATGATACTCTCCTCACATTTGCAGCCGGTGTGTTACCAGCTAACATTAGTGTTGACCCAGTGACCCAGATTTGGAAACTTTTCCAACAAGGTTCACCCTTGTGTCTCATTTTCAATCATGTTATGACAAACAAAGAGCAGCAATTGACAATAGTGACATCTGACGATTTAAggatttgcaaaaaatcaGTATATGACTTTCTCAGCGGGTGTAAACTATTTTTGGATTACAAAGATGATGAATATTTTACCATATCAGATGTCTTTTCTAGCAACACCCAGGACTTGTTGAAAGTTATCACATTCATCAATAAAGTATTGGATAATCATTCAGCAAACCAAAGCAAATCAGATTTGACATACGATGGAAACAACGAGGAACAAGTCCTTCAAGAAGGTAAAGAGTTTAGTAATTTAAATGTACAAATAACAGATGAGAGATCCAAAGTGTTTAGAGAAATCATTGAAACTGAAAGAAAGTATGTTCTGGACTTGGAGCTATTACTCACTTATAGAAACAAATTGCTCGAGGCCGAGGTGCTATCACAAGAGCAAATACATATGCTATTCCCCAATATCACCGAGATTGTCGATTTCCAAAGAAGATTTCTTAATGGGTTGGAGAGTAATATCAATGTCCCAGTAAAGTACCAAAGACTTGGTTCAGTATTTATCCATGCCAGCTTGGGACCCTTCAAGGCATATGAGCCATGGACGATTGGACAACTTGCTGCAAATGATTTGATCATAAAGGAAGCAGCCAATTTACgaaaatcatcaacattgaTCGACCCAGGATTCGAACTTCAATCTTTCATCTTGAAACCAATACAACGATTGTGCAAATATCCATTATTGCTCAAGGAGTTGATCAAACATTCCCCAGAAGCCTCTTCGAAATCATCAGATGCAATCAATGACCCATCACAATCATCGATAAACGAACTATATGTTGCAAGAACAGCCATGAAGGAAGTTGCAAACCAGGTAAATGAAGCACAAAGAAGAGCAGAAAATGTCGAGTATATGCACAAGCTAATGGAACGAGTCAAGGATTGGAGAGGGTTCAATCTCCGCGACCAAGGAGAATTGCTTCATCATGGTGTAGTTGGTATCAAGGATTCcgaagttgaaaaagaatatgttgcttatttgtttgagaaaattatatttttttttatggaAGTTGAACTGGAGCGCGAGAAGCTCGAGAAAAAACCAGAGAAGAAATCCAAATTTGGCTCTAGAAAGAAATCTAGCTCTTCAGCGTCATACTCATCATTGGGCACACCTCATTCGTCAACTTCGAATTTGTTAGATTCATTGAATGGGAAAACTGATAGGTCACTAACACCATTAGAACTTCGTGGCAGAGTATACATTCGTGAAATTTACAATATTTCCtcttcaccatcatcatcatcgtctaCATCAACAAACACAAGTACAAACACAAGCGCAAGTGCAAACACATCGAGTCCCAATGGGTATACTTTGATCATATCTTGGTCAggcaaaaaagagagtgGCTCATTTACTTTGAAATATAGACTGGAAGAAACTCGTAATCAATGGGAACAGAGCTTACGTAACTTGTACACAATGGAAATGAACAATAGTATCAACAAAAAGTTGCGTGACTCGCAATCTTCTTTTGCCACCAATGACTCGACGATTTATGAATATACCGGAAACCCGAATAATACGGAATCGCCACAACAGCTGTATTTCAATGGTAATGGTGCCtcacaacagcaacagcaacaaccacgacatttttcttcgtcatctACACACTCGATGATGCACCATAGACTAAGCCATGGTAATGCAATGAACAATAACACAGCTGCCACTACCtctaacaacaacaatggtaATAATACTCATGCATCGCAATATCGTACCAAGTCTGGAGATTTTTCGCGCCattcatcatcgtcaacaACGCTATCGTATAGCAATTCCAATGCAAACACGTCTACAGCTCTGTCTTCTGCTACTACTatgacaacaacaactgcaactgctgCAACAGGCTCAGGTGCATCAACCGAAGATAGTATTTCAATCAAGGTGATTCACAATACAAGCGAGTTGCCCGAACCACTAATTGTTTCTCCGGGTATATCATTTACCGATCTTTATTCTAAGATCAACAATTGGGTCTCGTcaaaaggaggaaaagaggaaggGACAACAACCATTAGCAAAATTAGGTATAAGGATGAGGATGGAGATTTTGTAGTGATGGATTCGAACGAGGATTGGAATTTGGCGATGGATGAAATGGATGCACAACGAAGTTTGACTATTTGGGTTAGTTAA
- the BUD2 gene encoding GTPase activating factor, which produces MTFQSAFHKNIYNKRGTFEGSNFLISTDSVNWLHVKSLSITELGQLFSTDEQENHYLLLQALQSCYVQICPNSQSLNTQRQQQQPQLVHSHSQQSLSTSTLSGRESSTSRRRSRGLGSRKNTNNNKLSSDGNASNNTGNPPEEDPPIIFIKTFENDKLYIKVASKANFGNLISTLIVWQNLKPQGLAKKWYSENKVTNQKSSSSSSPLDGDISSSPHELLVCRFKIYGPLPNKSKNLNIIPGPVAPIYQPKIDDHLYNKWGSENHAQSPHADYNRNNNINEGWFYTMGALNSNGILNFITELDGTLLYSIDIKKIFASEIREVHNSIFNSSNVLFIGQLNELRCNNVIRTTSATSNAAASSTSGASLSSSSSTSTLGGVGGGVGGGSIGGGGGVGGSIVGGGGGSGVIGGFGSASMAADPLSSIFLTRDGKIIPSNNRIFIEFPLHIDLEDWFVGLNYFAKREYIGSFNNEARLLTSDKKKGGINAGAGTGKEEEYMPPPRISDFSKANFRVSKKVTIDIIEAKFDHSSLAAATKSGSTAMGGGKIYAEVRMWGYPWSRTAIVNHTLNPFWKEEFSTNLPISTQMIHIIIKKCAYNDGTSYSANDKVIGTVYVTPDILTKHIKTSSTIMTAHESNGIQVNNSIPLANSSSNNGLNNGLNSALTNNGASTLDIVRLTIYDPSNIPIGKLLLQVNLKEFHILSSPNFKSLEFLLKNGPIDQLVNFFNENVAASEFERISVILLDIFQCLHQEERFFKTLMEMSLSSLGNKLATQSKSTSQNNVFNTLFRGSSIFSKALERYNIRIGQEYLEKVFGDFFAKINKECKNCEVDPRYVKIQERAARKGLLNKDNDLTDLDDLCGSSDDDDDDDGDGNGNGYDSELEREKDERIKKMVEDNYQNLYGYAEEIWHKIYITSNDIPEQIKLQLKNFRTKVELVCEPNDKVTSLNCISAFIFLRFFCPAILNPKLFYLTKNHQTGSTQRTLTLIAKILLNLANRQEFSPHKEPHLVKMNSFLRKHQSEVYDYFDKITGRKNDFNEKILDLSHEVKRFDLGLDETSNELPTTPYLIDKYLRLTELVHLLNYNTVAAQKILNESANASQMGTPFASPSKNIEPTSTKTNHTVSSVSSHAHSQLSELDPIKFGDADDNVGGVGGEGGEGGYGEVDFHLGNLSASPPPNENVYQIGSLEFEKSEFLDLAGDKETEGFIKSLCNGNEEIFSFININISLKDIQMQSTKIMNKINDLETYLENYEFPSNYTSSKTVGDLLWGTFTDDVLDRACLDLTRNVIVSLDYNPVSLFGGGGGGNGGTNSGSNSGGNGASGDGSLHRNHHYHHHHHYGNPNYKFIVDDNALTLLKLKFPENSGTGYGVGHRQTASISSLTLSSKASGRSGRGVGIARSDDSSTNFNNGSNGSDRMRDTLKKWLGRGR; this is translated from the coding sequence ATGACTTTCCAATCAGCATTTCATAAGAACATATACAACAAAAGAGGAACTTTTGAAGGGTCCAATTTTCTAATTTCAACTGATTCGGTCAATTGGCTACACGTCAAATCACTCTCGATTACAGAGTTGGGCCAGCTATTTTCAACTGATGAGCAAGAGAACCACTATCTTCTACTACAAGCCTTGCAATCTTGTTATGTTCAAATATGTCCCAATAGCCAAAGCCTAAACACGCAAcgccaacaacaacagccacAACTAGTACATCTGCACCTGCAACAACTGTTGTCCACATCGACCCTCAGTGGTCGAGAATCTTCAACTAGCAGGAGGAGAAGTAGGGGTCTAGGTTCGAGAAAGAATACGAATAACAACAAGCTATCGAGTGATGGCAATGCGAGTAACAATACAGGTAACCCACCCGAAGAAGATCCACCaataatatttatcaaaaCCTTTGAAAACGACAAACTTTACATCAAAGTAGCATCAAAAGCAAACTTTGGAAACTTGATCAGCACTTTGATCGTATGGCAGAATTTAAAACCACAAGGATTGGCCAAGAAATGGTACAgtgaaaataaagtaaCCAACCAGAAATCTTCAAGTTCTTCATCTCCATTAGACGGTGACATTAGCTCATCGCCACATGAATTATTAGTATGTCGGTTCAAGATTTATGGGCCATTGCCAAACAAGTCCAAGAACTTGAACATCATCCCGGGACCAGTTGCCCCAATCTATCAGCCGAAAATTGATGATCATCTTTACAACAAATGGGGTTCGGAGAATCATGCACAATCTCCACATGCAGACTACAATAGAAACAATAACATCAACGAAGGGTGGTTCTATACTATGGGAGCACTCAATTCCAATGGTATTTTGAACTTTATCACGGAATTAGATGGAACCTTGTTGTACTCGATTGATATCAAGAAAATCTTTGCCAGCGAGATTAGAGAAGTGCACAACTCTATATTCAATAGTTCGAATGTATTGTTTATTGGTCAATTGAATGAGTTGCGATGCAACAATGTTATAAGGACAACTTCAGCAACGTCAAATGCAGCggcatcatcaacatcaggtgcatcattatcatcttCCTCATCAACGTCAACACTTGGaggtgttggtggtggcgttggtggtggtagcaTAGGCGGTGGCGGTGGCGTTGGTGGTAGCAtcgttggtggtggtggtggcagTGGTGTTATTGGTGGTTTTGGATCTGCCTCTATGGCTGCTGATCCATTATCTTCTATATTCCTCACTAGAGATGGAAAAATTATACCAAGTAACAATAGAATATTTATCGAGTTTCCTCTCCATATCGATTTGGAAGATTGGTTTGTGGGGCTTAATTATTTTGCCAAGCGAGAGTATATTGGCTCCTTCAATAATGAGGCTAGACTATTGACCAGTGATAAAAAGAAGGGTGGTATTaatgctggtgctggtaccggcaaagaagaagagtatATGCCTCCACCAAGGATATCAGATTTCTCCAAAGCCAACTTTCGAGTTTCCAAGAAAGTCACAATCGATATCATTGAGGCCAAATTTGATCACTCGAGTCTAGCTGCTGCTACAAAAAGTGGAAGTACAGCCATGGGAGGTGGCAAGATATACGCTGAAGTGAGAATGTGGGGCTACCCTTGGTCAAGAACGGCCATTGTCAACCATACCTTGAACCCATTTTGGAAGGAAGAATTCCTGACAAACTTGCCAATCTCGACCCAAATGATACATATCATTATCAAAAAATGTGCGTATAACGATGGTACTTCATACTCAGCCAATGACAAAGTTATTGGAACCGTTTATGTTACACCTGATATTTTGACTAAGCACATCAAGACAAGCTCGACCATCATGACGGCACACGAGTCGAATGGTATACAAGTTAACAACTCAATCCCTTTAGCCAATAGCAGCCTGAACAATGGTTTAAACAATGGCTTAAACTCTGCACTTACCAACAACGGTGCTAGTACTTTAGATATTGTCAGACTTACGATTTATGATCCAAGTAATATTCCTATTGGGAAACTATTACTACAAGTTAATTTGAAAGAATTTCATATCCTTTCAAGCCCCAATTTTAAAAGCCTTGAATTTCTTCTCAAGAATGGGCCTATTGACCAGTTGGTGAATTTTTTCAACGAAAATGTTGCCGCATCGGAGTTTGAAAGAATTAGTGTAATTTTGCTAGATATTTTTCAATGTCTACATCAAGAAGAACGGTTTTTTAAAACTTTGATGGAAATGTCACTCTCATCGTTGGGGAACAAGTTGGCAACTCAGTCCAAGTCCACATCACAGAACAATGTATTTAATACATTGTTTCGAGGCTCGTCGATTTTCTCCAAGGCATTGGAAAGGTACAATATACGTATTGGACAAGAGTATTTGGAAAAAGTGTTTGGTGATTTTTTTGCCAagataaataaagaatgcAAGAATTGTGAGGTTGATCCTCGATACGTCAAGATCCAAGAAAGAGCTGCTCGTAAAGGACTTTTGAACAAGGATAATGATTTGACTGATTTGGATGATTTGTGTGGCTCAagcgatgatgatgatgatgatgatggtgatggtaatgGAAATGGTTATGACTCAGAGTTGGAACGTGAAAAGGATGAGAGGATTAAGAAAATGGTTGAAGATAACTATCAAAACTTGTATGGGTATGCCGAGGAGATTTGGCACAAGATTTACATTACGTCCAATGATATACCTGAACAAATTAAGTTGCAGCTAAAGAATTTCAGAACCAAGGTTGAGTTAGTATGTGAACCAAATGATAAAGTGACGAGTTTAAACTGTATTAGTGcatttattttccttcGATTCTTTTGTCCTGCAATTTTGAATCCGAAATTGTTTTACTTGACAAAGAATCATCAAACGGGTAGTACGCAAAGGACATTGACTTTGATTGCCAAGATATTGCTTAATTTGGCCAACAGACAGGAGTTTAGTCCACACAAAGAGCCACATTTGGTCAAGATGAATTCATTTTTGAGGAAGCATCAAAGTGAAGTATATGATTACTTTGATAAGATTACTGGCAGAAAGAATGATTtcaatgaaaaaattcTTGATTTGAGTCATGAAGTCAAGAGGTTTGATCTTGGATTGGATGAGACCTCGAATGAATTGCCAACCACGCCGTACCTTATTGATAAGTATTTGAGATTGACTGAGTTGGTGCATTTGTTGAACTATAATACTGTTGCTGCACAAAAGATATTGAATGAAAGTGCAAATGCGAGCCAAATGGGAACGCCATTTGCCAGTCCACTGAAGAATATTGAGCCTACTTCGACCAAGACAAATCACACAGTGTCTAGTGTGTCGTCTCACGCACACTCACAATTGTCAGAACTTGATCCAATAAAATTTGGAGATGCAGATGATAACGTTGGTGGTGTAGGTGGCGAAGGTGGCGAAGGTGGCTATGGAGAAGTTGATTTTCACCTTGGCAACTTGAGTGCTCTGCCGCCGCCAAATGAGAATGTCTATCAAATTGGCTCCTTGGAGTTTGAGAAACTGGAGTTCTTGGATCTTGCTGGTGATAAAGAAACTGAAGGGTTTATTAAATCATTATGTAATGGCAATGAAGagattttttcattcatcaacatcaatattTCGCTCAAGGACATTCAAATGCAAAGCACAAAGATAATGAATAAGATTAATGATTTGGAAACTTATTTGGAGAATTATGAGTTTCCGTCGAATTACACTTCAAGTAAAACGGTTGGGGACTTGTTGTGGGGCACATTTACTGATGATGTGTTGGACAGAGCATGTTTGGATTTGACGCGAAACGTCATTGTTTCGTTGGACTATAATCCGGTGAGTTtatttggtggtggtggtggtggtaatggtggCACAAACTCTGGTTCtaatagtggtggtaatggtgcGAGTGGTGATGGCTCACTACATCGTAACcaccattatcatcatcaccatcattatGGGAATCCAAATTACAAGTTTATTGTGGATGATAATGCACTCACTTTGCTTAAATTGAAGTTTCCCGAGAATAGTGGTACAGGGTATGGTGTTGGGCATAGACAAACAGCATCTATTTCTAGCTTAACATTGAGTAGTAAGGCGAGTGGAAGAAGTGGGAGAGGAGTAGGGATTGCAAGAAGTGATGATAGTTCGACAAACTTTAATAATGGAAGCAACGGGCTGGATCGGATGAGAGACACATTGAAGAAATGGCTCGGTAGAGGAAGATGA
- the CIR2 gene encoding putative electron transfer flavoprotein-ubiquinone oxidoreductase, mitochondrial (BUSCO:EOG092619EA): MISRTARISRGFKSQLKSDIIHCRASLVSLPILVPPQRAAQLPSQSRYLHQSSLRLNTTTTATSSTASPNKLTQEQLDILNQERATDQVDVCIIGGGPAGLATAIKLKQLDNEHGSGEKRVIVLEKAGDFGSHIVSGAVIEPQAFRELFPDATGADGNDENIPLPEDMVTLVTEDNMKYLTSNSSFPLIEPPQLHNKGKNYIVSLNNVVKYLSEQAEELGVELYPGISVSEVLYNDAKDTVIGVATQDMGIDKSGAPKDSFEKGMEFHARMTVFAEGCHGSLSKQLINHFKLRENSDPQTYGLGIKEVWEVSPEKFKKGYVGHSLGFPLTKESAAYGGGFIYHFGEGLVAVGLVIGLDYKNPYISPYQEFQKMKTHPYYKDTLEGGKCISYAARALNEGGYQSIPKLYFPGGILVGCSAGFLNVPKIKGTHTAVKSGILAAESIYNRIRDQEEVEEEQTEEEMEDLDEEEQFFKEITTNPIVLSEYEEAFRSSWAYDELYRVRNVRPSFNTPLGVLGGLAHAGLTTMVTQGKEPWTLHTKHTDSAATELASAHKPIAYPKPDNEITFDILTSVSRTGTYHDEDEQCHLRVPKQDLDAHAKLNWEKYQGVEQKFCPAGVYEYVENDKKELGVEFKINSQNCIHCKTCDIKVPSQDINWTVPEGGDGPKYYMT; this comes from the coding sequence ATGATTTCCAGAACAGCTCGTATTTCACGGGGTTTTAAGCTGCAATTGAAACTGGATATTATTCATTGTAGAGCTAGCCTAGTCAGCCTACCAATTCTTGTTCCACCTCAAAGAGCAGCACAATTACCTTCACAACTGCGATATCTCCATCAATCACTGCTTCGTCTAAACACAACCACTACCGCGACCTCTTCTACCGCTTCACCCAACAAGTTAACCCAAGAACAACTTGATATTCTCAACCAGGAGCGTGCAACTGATCAAGTAGATGTCTGTATTATTGGCGGTGGTCCCGCAGGATTGGCGACAGCAATAAAACTAAAGCAATTGGATAATGAGCATGGTTCTGGGGAAAAGCGAGTTATTGTTCTAGAAAAAGCTGGTGACTTTGGAAGCCATATTGTGAGTGGAGCTGTTATTGAGCCACAAGCATTCCGTGAACTTTTCCCTGATGCAACTGGAGCAGACGGCAACGATGAAAATATTCCATTACCTGAGGATATGGTTACTTTAGTCACTGAAGACAATATGAAGTATCTCACCTCTAATTCGTCGTTTCCATTGATCGAGCCACCACAATTGCATAATAAGGGTAAAAATTACATTGTTAGTTTGAACAATGTTGTCAAATACCTAAGTGAGCAAGCTGAGGAGTTGGGTGTTGAATTATATCCAGGCATATCTGTTTCCGAGGTCTTATATAACGATGCCAAGGATACTGTGATTGGTGTTGCTACACAGGATATGGGTATTGATAAATCAGGTGCACCAAAGGattcatttgaaaaaggaaTGGAGTTTCATGCGCGTATGACAGTGTTTGCTGAAGGTTGTCACGGCTCACTTTCCAAGCAACTTATAAACCATTTCAAGTTGCGCGAAAATTCAGATCCACAAACTTATGGATTGGGTATTAAAGAAGTATGGGAAGTTTCGCCTgaaaagttcaaaaagGGTTATGTTGGCCATTCCTTGGGGTTCCCACTTACAAAAGAATCAGCTGCATACGGAGGTGGATTTATCTACCATTTCGGAGAAGGGCTTGTCGCCGTGGGGTTGGTGATTGGACTTGATTACAAGAATCCATACATTTCACCATACCAAGAATTTCAAAAGATGAAGACACATCCTTACTACAAGGATACATTGGAAGGTGGAAAATGTATTTCGTATGCTGCAAGAGCCTTGAATGAGGGTGGATACCAATCGATCCCCAAATTGTATTTCCCAGGTGGAATACTTGTTGGATGCTCTGCTGGTTTCTTGAACGTGccaaaaattaaaggaaCACATACAGCAGTAAAGTCTGGTATTCTTGCTGCAGAATCCATATACAATAGAATTAGGGATCAAGAGGAGgtggaagaagaacaaactGAGGAGGAGATGGAAGATttagatgaagaagaacagtTCTTCAAGGAAATAACCACAAACCCTATAGTGCTCTCCGAGTACGAGGAAGCCTTCCGTTCTTCATGGGCTTACGATGAACTCTACCGCGTACGTAATGTTCGTCCTTCTTTCAACACACCTCTAGGTGTTCTTGGTGGTTTGGCACATGCGGGACTCACTACTATGGTCACACAGGGTAAAGAGCCATGGACCCTACACACCAAGCATACTGACTCTGCGGCAACGGAACTTGCTTCTGCGCACAAACCCATTGCTTACCCCAAACCAGACAATGAAATCACATTTGATATTTTGACATCAGTATCACGCACGGGTACTTATCACGACGAAGACGAGCAGTGTCATTTACGCGTGCCTAAACAGGATCTTGACGCACACGCCAAATTGAACTGGGAGAAATACCAAGGCGTTGAACAGAAATTTTGTCCCGCTGGTGTTTACGAATATGTGGAGAATGATAAAAAAGAGCTCGGAGTGGAATTCAAGATCAATTCGCAGAATTGTATACATTGCAAAACATGTGATATTAAAGTTCCTTCGCAAGATATTAACTGGACCGTTCCTGAAGGTGGAGACGGACCAAAATATTATATGACATAG